The following proteins are co-located in the Bradyrhizobium sp. AZCC 2176 genome:
- the ilvN gene encoding acetolactate synthase small subunit: protein MNQPASAYFLEERHDPNESHTLSVLVQNEPGVLARVIGLFSGRGYNIESLTVSETESQKHLSRITIVTTGTPMVIEQIKHQLDRMVPVYRVVDMTITGRSIERELAMVKVRGGGDHRVEALRLADAFRARVIDATTESFVFEITGNSSKINQFIDLMRPLGLVEVSRTGVAAIGRGPEGM, encoded by the coding sequence ATGAACCAGCCCGCATCCGCCTACTTCCTGGAAGAGCGCCACGATCCCAACGAGTCGCACACGCTCTCGGTCTTGGTGCAGAACGAGCCCGGCGTGCTCGCGCGCGTGATCGGTCTGTTTTCCGGCCGCGGCTACAACATCGAGAGCCTCACGGTTTCTGAAACCGAGAGCCAGAAACATCTCTCGCGCATCACCATTGTCACCACGGGCACACCGATGGTGATCGAACAGATCAAGCATCAGCTCGACCGCATGGTGCCGGTCTACCGTGTCGTCGACATGACGATCACCGGCCGCTCGATCGAGCGGGAACTCGCGATGGTGAAGGTGCGCGGCGGCGGCGACCACCGCGTCGAGGCGCTGCGGCTGGCGGATGCGTTCCGCGCCCGCGTGATCGACGCAACGACCGAAAGTTTTGTGTTCGAGATCACAGGCAATTCGTCCAAAATCAATCAATTCATCGATCTGATGCGCCCGCTCGGCCTGGTCGAGGTGTCGCGCACAGGGGTTGCGGCGATCGGGCGCGGGCCCGAGGGGATGTGA
- a CDS encoding DUF2336 domain-containing protein: MVQQPAHSIIAELEDAVRGGSSAKRVETLRQVTDLFLHDGDRLSDDQVKVFDDVLCLLIARVETRAKAELSKRLAPLDYAPFEVIQHLAWDDEIEVAGTVLANSSRLGTDVLVEIASSKGQDHLLAISGRAELPAAVTDVIVDRGEGQVIRKLANNASAKFSDQGFSTIVARAGADDELVEILSLRADFPAKFIADLLRRAKDAVRARLLAIAPPTVQEEIKRVLNEIAREAPPPSRSFGVAEELVKLMKGLNELDDAAVYKFAESNKFDEVTVALAVLNEMPVEMTARLMEGPRADLILIPCRSARLNWPTVESILRNRPVKPAISEQTLEIAQRDFRKLSMETAQRTVRFWQLHNKIEKEPIIRTN, encoded by the coding sequence ATGGTGCAACAGCCGGCGCACTCGATCATTGCCGAACTCGAAGATGCCGTCAGAGGCGGCTCGTCTGCCAAGCGGGTGGAAACCCTGCGGCAGGTCACCGACCTCTTCCTCCATGATGGAGACCGTCTCAGCGACGACCAGGTCAAGGTCTTCGACGACGTGCTCTGCCTCCTGATCGCGCGCGTCGAAACGCGCGCCAAGGCCGAACTCTCGAAGCGGCTGGCGCCGCTCGACTACGCCCCGTTCGAGGTCATCCAGCATCTTGCCTGGGACGACGAGATCGAAGTCGCCGGCACCGTGCTTGCCAATTCCAGCCGGCTCGGGACCGACGTGCTGGTCGAGATCGCCAGCAGCAAAGGGCAGGATCACCTGCTCGCCATTTCCGGCCGTGCCGAACTGCCCGCCGCCGTCACCGACGTCATCGTCGACCGCGGCGAAGGCCAGGTGATCCGAAAACTCGCCAACAACGCCAGCGCCAAGTTCTCCGACCAGGGCTTTTCCACGATCGTCGCCCGCGCCGGCGCGGACGACGAACTGGTGGAAATCCTCAGCCTGCGCGCCGATTTTCCGGCAAAGTTCATTGCTGACCTGTTGCGCCGCGCCAAGGATGCGGTTCGCGCCCGGCTTTTAGCGATCGCGCCGCCCACCGTCCAGGAAGAGATCAAGCGGGTCTTGAACGAGATCGCCCGCGAGGCTCCGCCCCCGAGCCGCAGCTTCGGCGTTGCCGAGGAGCTCGTGAAGCTGATGAAGGGGCTGAACGAGCTGGACGACGCGGCGGTCTACAAATTCGCCGAGTCGAACAAGTTCGACGAGGTCACCGTGGCGCTTGCGGTTCTCAACGAAATGCCGGTCGAAATGACGGCCCGGCTGATGGAAGGGCCGCGGGCCGACCTGATCCTGATTCCCTGCCGCTCCGCACGCCTGAACTGGCCGACGGTCGAGTCCATCCTGCGCAACCGGCCGGTCAAGCCTGCGATCAGCGAACAGACGCTGGAGATCGCGCAACGTGATTTCCGCAAACTGTCGATGGAAACGGCCCAGCGCACCGTCCGCTTCTGGCAGTTGCACAACAAGATCGAGAAAGAACCGATCATCCGGACGAATTGA
- a CDS encoding TetR/AcrR family transcriptional regulator: MRPAAKSPAAKSPPAEPRRRVSRAPAAKPYHHGDLRRVLIDAALQLVGEGGAAAVSVREAARRAGVSPGAPFRHFPSRDALMQAVAEEAQRRFRAEIEAASAEAPPGDPLGRFRCLGLAYLRWAMRNPTHFEIISSRRLFDHDRAAAISRDNAELIALTERTLAEAFAAGQLRPADLKQVQIAGRALVYGFARMNIDGHFPRWGVAGSEAEQTAEAILDLFIEGIAKP, encoded by the coding sequence ATGCGCCCAGCCGCCAAATCTCCTGCCGCGAAATCGCCCCCGGCCGAACCGCGCCGCCGCGTTTCGCGCGCGCCTGCGGCAAAGCCGTATCACCACGGCGACCTCCGGCGCGTCCTGATCGACGCCGCGCTGCAACTGGTCGGCGAGGGTGGGGCGGCGGCGGTCAGTGTCCGGGAGGCCGCGCGCCGGGCTGGCGTCTCACCGGGGGCACCGTTCCGGCATTTTCCCAGCCGCGACGCCCTGATGCAGGCGGTGGCGGAGGAGGCGCAGCGGCGGTTCCGCGCCGAGATCGAGGCGGCGTCGGCCGAGGCGCCTCCCGGCGATCCGCTCGGCCGCTTTCGCTGCCTCGGGCTCGCCTACCTGCGCTGGGCGATGCGCAACCCGACCCATTTCGAAATCATTTCCAGCCGCCGCTTGTTCGATCACGACCGGGCGGCCGCCATCAGCCGCGACAATGCCGAACTGATCGCACTGACCGAGCGGACGCTGGCGGAGGCCTTTGCGGCGGGCCAGCTTCGGCCGGCGGACCTCAAGCAGGTTCAGATCGCCGGCCGGGCGCTGGTCTATGGCTTTGCCCGGATGAATATCGACGGCCATTTTCCGCGCTGGGGCGTCGCCGGCTCCGAGGCCGAGCAGACCGCCGAGGCGATCCTCGACCTCTTCATCGAGGGCATTGCCAAGCCCTGA
- a CDS encoding YybH family protein, with protein sequence MTRISLISFALLLIVSHASQVLADPLADKVASMNAQWDAAINNADFDALLPLYTADGRLMPPGAQPVTGPLAIRDFFAGRGRSVRNHKLELVDVLPIGNYAYTTSHFTATLMVNEKAASISGSTVRLLERQPDGQWKIKSHIFVRE encoded by the coding sequence ATGACTCGCATTTCGCTTATTTCATTCGCCCTTCTTCTGATTGTCAGCCACGCCAGTCAAGTATTGGCGGATCCGCTCGCAGATAAGGTGGCGTCGATGAACGCCCAATGGGATGCCGCCATTAACAACGCAGACTTCGATGCCCTATTACCATTGTACACCGCTGACGGCAGATTGATGCCGCCTGGCGCGCAGCCCGTCACCGGCCCTTTGGCAATCCGTGATTTCTTTGCTGGGCGGGGAAGAAGCGTCAGAAATCACAAGCTTGAGCTGGTGGATGTGCTACCCATCGGGAACTACGCCTATACCACGTCTCATTTCACGGCCACGTTAATGGTGAATGAGAAGGCGGCGTCAATTTCCGGCAGCACTGTGAGACTCCTTGAACGCCAACCCGACGGACAGTGGAAGATAAAGTCTCATATCTTTGTTAGAGAATAA
- a CDS encoding LysE family translocator, whose amino-acid sequence MSHSLLIAFVMFATVMFFTPGPNNIMLLSSGLTYGFRPTIPHIMGITVGFAFMVGAVGLGLGTIFIAYPILQTILKYAGVAYLIYLAAHIAMSEPPSADPDKRHGARPMTFWGAAMFQWVNAKGWVMVIGTITAYAAIAVYPWNIAIQVGLSLLLGILSCTAWALFGSALRPVLTSRRAVRAFNIVMAVLLLASLYPVFMDA is encoded by the coding sequence ATGTCGCATTCGCTCCTGATCGCCTTCGTCATGTTCGCCACCGTGATGTTCTTCACGCCGGGGCCGAACAACATCATGTTGCTGTCGTCGGGGCTGACCTACGGCTTCCGCCCGACCATCCCGCACATCATGGGCATCACGGTGGGCTTCGCCTTCATGGTCGGCGCGGTCGGTCTCGGGCTCGGGACCATCTTCATCGCCTATCCGATTTTGCAGACCATCCTGAAATATGCCGGGGTGGCCTACCTGATCTATCTGGCCGCCCATATCGCAATGTCCGAGCCGCCCTCGGCGGATCCGGACAAACGCCACGGTGCCCGCCCGATGACGTTCTGGGGCGCGGCCATGTTCCAGTGGGTCAATGCCAAGGGCTGGGTGATGGTGATCGGCACTATCACCGCCTATGCGGCGATCGCCGTCTATCCCTGGAACATCGCGATCCAGGTCGGCTTAAGCCTGCTCCTGGGCATCCTGTCCTGCACCGCCTGGGCCCTGTTCGGCAGCGCGCTGCGGCCGGTCCTGACCTCCCGGCGGGCGGTGCGGGCCTTCAACATCGTCATGGCGGTGCTGCTCCTGGCCTCGCTCTATCCGGTCTTCATGGACGCATGA
- the ilvC gene encoding ketol-acid reductoisomerase, giving the protein MRVYYDRDADLNLIKGKKVVIVGYGSQGHAHALNLKDSGVKEVAIALRKGSASAKKAEAAGFKVMEVAEAAKWADLVMMLTPDELQGDIYREHLHDNMKKGAALVFAHGLNVHFNLLDPRADLDVLMIAPKGPGHTVRSEYQRGGGVPCLIAIAKDVSGNAHDLGLSYASAIGGGRAGIIETTFKEECETDLFGEQVVLCGGLVELIKGGYETLVEAGYAPEMAYFECLHEVKLIVDLIYEGGIANMNYSISNTAEYGEYVTGPRIVTSETKAEMKRVLADIQGGKFARDWMLENKVNQTSFKATRAKLAEHPIEEVGAKLRDMMPWIKKGALVDKTKN; this is encoded by the coding sequence ATGCGAGTTTATTACGATCGTGATGCCGACCTGAACCTGATCAAGGGCAAGAAGGTCGTCATCGTCGGCTATGGCAGCCAGGGCCACGCCCATGCGCTGAACCTGAAGGATTCCGGCGTCAAGGAAGTCGCCATTGCGCTCCGCAAGGGTTCGGCCTCGGCCAAGAAGGCGGAAGCCGCCGGCTTCAAGGTGATGGAAGTCGCCGAGGCCGCCAAATGGGCCGACCTCGTGATGATGCTGACCCCGGACGAGCTGCAGGGCGACATCTACCGCGAGCACCTGCACGACAACATGAAGAAGGGCGCGGCGCTGGTTTTCGCGCACGGCCTCAACGTCCATTTCAACCTGCTCGACCCGCGCGCCGATCTCGACGTGCTGATGATCGCGCCGAAGGGCCCTGGCCACACCGTTCGCTCGGAATACCAGCGCGGCGGCGGCGTGCCCTGCCTGATCGCGATCGCCAAGGACGTCTCGGGCAACGCCCATGACCTCGGCCTCAGCTACGCCTCGGCGATCGGCGGCGGCCGCGCCGGCATCATCGAGACCACCTTCAAGGAAGAGTGCGAGACCGACCTGTTCGGCGAGCAGGTGGTGCTCTGCGGCGGCCTGGTCGAGCTGATCAAGGGCGGCTACGAGACGCTGGTCGAAGCGGGCTACGCCCCCGAGATGGCCTATTTCGAGTGCCTGCACGAGGTGAAGCTGATCGTCGACCTGATCTATGAAGGCGGCATTGCCAACATGAACTACTCGATCTCCAACACCGCCGAGTACGGCGAATACGTAACCGGCCCGCGCATCGTCACATCAGAGACCAAGGCCGAGATGAAGCGCGTTCTCGCCGACATCCAGGGCGGCAAGTTCGCCCGTGACTGGATGCTGGAGAACAAGGTCAACCAGACCTCGTTCAAGGCGACCCGCGCCAAGCTCGCCGAGCACCCGATCGAGGAAGTCGGCGCCAAACTCCGCGACATGATGCCGTGGATCAAAAAGGGCGCGCTGGTCGACAAGACCAAGAACTGA
- a CDS encoding SDR family oxidoreductase yields the protein MRSVVITGASTGIGWASAKLLLDRGFRVFGSVRKQADADRLRSEFGANFSPLIFDVTDEAAVLSAAREVRSALNGETLAGLVNNAGIAVSGPVLELAADEFRRQMEVNFIGPIIATQAFGPLLGSDPALKGPKGRIVMISSVAGKNGNPMTSAYSASKHAIEGLSESLRRELMLFGIDVIIIAPGAVKTPIWSKAEEVDISAYKNSPYFPALEKIRAFMLGLGATGLPAATIAEKVFGALTLPNPKVRYVIAPDPMRQLMAAVLPKRTLDRIIAKRLGLTPQG from the coding sequence ATGAGATCTGTTGTCATCACCGGCGCGTCCACCGGTATCGGCTGGGCCAGCGCGAAACTGCTGCTCGATCGCGGCTTCCGCGTGTTCGGCAGCGTGCGCAAGCAGGCCGACGCCGACCGCCTGAGGAGCGAGTTCGGGGCGAATTTTTCGCCGCTGATCTTCGACGTCACCGATGAAGCCGCCGTGCTGTCCGCCGCGCGCGAGGTCCGTAGCGCCCTCAACGGCGAAACGCTCGCCGGCCTCGTCAACAATGCCGGCATCGCAGTCTCAGGTCCCGTGCTCGAACTCGCCGCCGACGAATTCCGCCGCCAGATGGAGGTCAATTTCATCGGGCCCATCATTGCGACCCAGGCGTTCGGGCCGCTGCTCGGCTCCGATCCGGCCCTGAAGGGACCGAAGGGGCGGATCGTGATGATCTCCTCGGTCGCCGGCAAGAACGGCAACCCGATGACCTCGGCCTATTCCGCCTCCAAGCATGCGATCGAGGGACTGTCGGAGAGCCTGCGCCGCGAACTGATGCTGTTCGGGATCGACGTCATCATCATTGCGCCGGGCGCGGTAAAGACGCCGATCTGGAGCAAGGCCGAGGAAGTCGACATCTCCGCCTACAAGAACTCGCCGTATTTTCCGGCGCTGGAGAAAATCCGCGCCTTCATGCTGGGCCTTGGCGCGACCGGATTGCCGGCGGCGACGATTGCCGAGAAGGTGTTCGGGGCATTGACGCTGCCGAACCCCAAGGTGCGCTACGTGATCGCGCCGGATCCGATGCGCCAGTTGATGGCGGCGGTGCTGCCCAAGCGTACCCTCGACAGGATCATCGCCAAGCGCCTCGGATTGACGCCGCAGGGATGA
- a CDS encoding winged helix-turn-helix transcriptional regulator, with amino-acid sequence MKGYGSFCPVAKAAEILTERWTPLVLRELLLGSRHFNQLRRGIPQMSPTLLSKRLQTLEEAGLISRQSGDNGHSEYHPTQAAREARPIIDALGYWGHRWARSQLTPDELHAGRLMWNMRRSFDLKHIPCDFVLYIEIADARPKRWWFVVKKEDADLCWNDPGFEVDISLYSSLLTLVQIFMGDQPLLRACELGKIEIDGPNHLVKSMPAWFPRSKYAMRRLRAADQTLAS; translated from the coding sequence ATGAAAGGCTATGGATCATTTTGCCCCGTAGCCAAAGCTGCGGAAATTCTCACTGAGCGGTGGACTCCGCTCGTGCTCCGCGAGCTGTTGCTAGGGTCCCGCCACTTCAACCAGCTTCGCCGCGGCATCCCCCAGATGTCGCCGACCCTCCTCTCTAAGCGCCTGCAAACGCTAGAAGAAGCCGGGCTAATCTCACGCCAATCAGGTGATAATGGGCATTCGGAGTACCACCCAACCCAAGCGGCCAGAGAAGCGCGGCCAATTATCGATGCCTTGGGCTATTGGGGCCACAGGTGGGCGCGCAGCCAGCTCACGCCCGACGAACTCCACGCGGGCCGGCTCATGTGGAATATGCGCCGTTCGTTCGATCTAAAGCACATTCCATGCGACTTCGTGCTGTACATCGAGATTGCGGACGCTCGGCCGAAGCGCTGGTGGTTTGTTGTGAAGAAGGAGGATGCCGATCTCTGCTGGAACGATCCCGGCTTCGAGGTCGATATCAGCCTCTATTCGAGCCTGCTGACACTTGTGCAGATTTTCATGGGCGACCAACCGCTGCTACGGGCGTGTGAGCTCGGTAAGATTGAGATCGACGGTCCTAACCATCTTGTGAAGAGCATGCCGGCTTGGTTCCCACGCAGCAAGTATGCCATGAGGCGCCTGCGGGCCGCAGATCAAACCTTAGCCAGTTAA
- a CDS encoding EamA family transporter, with amino-acid sequence MKPADVCIAVLVAVIWGLAFVASRIALNEFSPELMTTLRFSIAALPCLFVARPKVSWTVLASISFTLFLGQFLAQAFAIAHGVPVGLSSVIVQSQALFTIGFAALLFRERPGVWQAVGIGVATAGLLMICGTVGYDFSISAFAILMISPLSFAAGNLLLRRAQGVPMFDLFAWLCLVAAIPLLALTLVSNGPQPTWHALTHMSLTGLMCMIGLGGVSTSIAYWLWGRLLRDHPAAQVVPFALLVPFVGSAASSVVFGETFGPLRLAGMVTVVGGIAVMLLSRPQVLPKIA; translated from the coding sequence ATGAAACCGGCTGATGTCTGCATCGCCGTGCTGGTCGCGGTGATCTGGGGCCTTGCCTTTGTCGCGAGCCGCATCGCGCTGAACGAGTTTTCGCCGGAATTGATGACGACGCTGCGCTTTTCCATCGCCGCCTTGCCCTGCCTGTTCGTGGCGCGGCCGAAGGTTTCATGGACGGTGCTGGCCTCGATCAGCTTCACTTTGTTCCTCGGCCAGTTTCTGGCGCAAGCCTTTGCCATTGCGCACGGCGTTCCCGTCGGCCTTTCCAGCGTGATCGTGCAGAGCCAGGCGCTGTTCACCATCGGCTTTGCCGCGCTGTTGTTCCGCGAGCGGCCGGGCGTGTGGCAGGCCGTCGGCATCGGAGTTGCCACGGCGGGCCTGCTGATGATCTGCGGCACCGTCGGTTACGATTTCAGCATCAGTGCGTTTGCGATCTTGATGATCTCGCCGCTCAGCTTCGCGGCCGGCAATCTGCTGCTGCGGCGCGCGCAGGGCGTGCCGATGTTCGACCTGTTCGCGTGGCTGTGCCTGGTCGCGGCAATTCCGCTGTTGGCGCTGACGCTGGTCAGCAACGGTCCGCAGCCGACCTGGCATGCGCTGACCCATATGTCGCTGACCGGTCTGATGTGCATGATCGGTCTCGGCGGCGTCTCCACCAGCATCGCTTACTGGCTGTGGGGCAGGCTGCTCCGGGATCACCCCGCCGCGCAGGTAGTGCCGTTCGCGCTGCTGGTGCCGTTCGTCGGTTCCGCCGCCTCCAGCGTGGTGTTCGGCGAAACCTTCGGGCCGCTTCGGCTGGCCGGGATGGTCACGGTGGTCGGTGGCATCGCCGTGATGTTGCTGTCGAGGCCACAAGTCCTGCCGAAAATCGCGTGA
- a CDS encoding threonine dehydratase, producing the protein MFDLRELERAHEIVGQAVPPTAAHAWPLLSDRLGADVVVKHENHTPIGAFKVRGGLVYLDRLKRESPNTPGIISATRGNHGQSLAFAAGRHGVRAVIYVPSGNSVEKNRAMRAFGAELVEHGADFQAAAEEAQRRAQFDGLHMVPSFHPDLVLGVATYALELLRATPDLDVLYVPIGQGSGICGCIMARDLLGRKTEIVGVQSTEAPSYALSFAAGTVVTTESSNTLADGMATRVPIAEALAVIRKGAARILQVTDDEVAVAVRAYWTDTHNLAEGAGAAALAAALQEKTKLAGKRVGLILSGGNIDFDLFRKWVAPVAVAAEARALT; encoded by the coding sequence ATGTTTGATCTCAGGGAGCTCGAACGCGCGCACGAGATCGTGGGGCAGGCGGTGCCGCCGACGGCGGCGCATGCGTGGCCGCTGCTCAGCGACCGGCTCGGCGCTGATGTTGTTGTCAAGCATGAGAACCACACGCCGATCGGCGCCTTCAAGGTGCGTGGCGGGCTGGTCTATCTCGATCGCCTGAAGCGGGAATCGCCGAACACACCCGGAATCATTTCCGCCACCCGCGGTAATCACGGGCAGAGCCTTGCTTTCGCAGCCGGCCGCCACGGCGTTCGTGCCGTCATTTATGTGCCGTCAGGCAATTCGGTCGAGAAGAACCGCGCCATGCGGGCGTTCGGCGCCGAGCTGGTCGAGCATGGTGCGGACTTTCAGGCGGCAGCCGAAGAAGCCCAGCGCCGCGCCCAGTTCGATGGCCTCCACATGGTGCCGTCGTTTCATCCCGACCTCGTGCTCGGCGTCGCGACCTACGCGCTCGAATTGCTGCGCGCGACGCCAGATCTCGACGTGCTCTATGTGCCGATCGGGCAGGGTTCTGGCATCTGCGGCTGCATCATGGCGCGCGATCTGCTCGGGCGCAAAACCGAGATCGTCGGCGTGCAGTCGACCGAAGCGCCGTCCTACGCGCTGTCGTTTGCGGCCGGCACGGTCGTGACTACTGAGTCCAGCAACACGCTGGCCGACGGCATGGCCACCCGCGTTCCCATCGCGGAGGCGCTTGCGGTCATCCGCAAGGGCGCCGCGCGCATCCTGCAGGTCACGGACGACGAGGTCGCCGTGGCGGTGCGCGCTTACTGGACCGACACGCACAATCTTGCCGAAGGCGCGGGCGCGGCTGCGCTCGCCGCCGCGCTGCAGGAGAAGACGAAGCTCGCCGGCAAGCGCGTCGGCCTGATCCTGTCAGGCGGCAATATCGATTTCGATCTGTTTCGGAAATGGGTCGCGCCGGTAGCGGTTGCGGCCGAAGCACGAGCGTTGACGTGA
- a CDS encoding class I SAM-dependent methyltransferase: MLARDWYYTQRRQLGLDSAVASIYDRHDDSDDRARAALAMLGVQRGWRVADIGCGNGVLACEAALMGAEVDAIDISPAMLALANIQARDRKVAIRTQPAGLLSFTYQPNSYDLIVSEFTLHHLPDFWKAVALARIYTALKPGANFYLRDIVFVSMPDGAERDVEQWADFTIKNHDFQREGVVTHMRDEYSTFGWVIERMLTDIGFVLESVDYHAPLHGTYLLRKPKPDQQS; the protein is encoded by the coding sequence ATGCTGGCGCGTGACTGGTATTACACTCAAAGACGGCAGCTCGGGCTCGATTCCGCGGTTGCCTCGATCTACGACCGGCACGACGATAGCGACGATCGGGCGCGCGCTGCGCTGGCCATGCTCGGCGTGCAGCGCGGCTGGCGGGTGGCGGATATCGGTTGCGGCAACGGCGTACTGGCCTGCGAGGCGGCGCTGATGGGCGCCGAAGTCGATGCCATCGACATTTCCCCGGCGATGCTGGCGCTCGCCAATATCCAGGCCCGTGACCGCAAGGTCGCGATCCGCACCCAGCCGGCGGGCCTCCTCAGCTTTACCTATCAGCCGAATTCGTATGATCTGATCGTCAGCGAATTCACGCTGCATCATCTGCCGGATTTCTGGAAGGCGGTGGCGCTGGCGCGGATCTATACCGCGCTGAAGCCCGGTGCGAATTTCTACCTGCGCGACATCGTGTTCGTCAGCATGCCCGACGGCGCTGAGCGCGATGTCGAGCAATGGGCGGATTTCACCATCAAGAACCACGATTTCCAGCGCGAGGGCGTCGTCACCCATATGCGCGACGAATACTCGACCTTCGGCTGGGTGATCGAGCGCATGCTGACCGATATCGGTTTTGTGCTGGAATCGGTCGACTATCACGCCCCGCTGCATGGTACCTATCTCCTGCGCAAACCGAAGCCGGATCAACAGAGCTAG
- a CDS encoding LysE family translocator encodes MSQPLFIALVVFAAVMAFTPGPNNVLVLSSGLTYGFRRTLPHIAGIAIGVSFMVAAMGLGLGTIFIAYPVLQTVLKYAGIAYLIYLAFGIAMSASVARGQDSQRGPMTFWTAALFQWVNVKGWVMAIGIITAYSAIASFPWNIAMQAALMFVMGGLSSLVWAVFGSSLRRILPSPGAVRAFNILMALLLLASLYPVLMDA; translated from the coding sequence ATGTCGCAGCCGCTCTTTATCGCCTTGGTTGTTTTTGCCGCAGTCATGGCGTTCACGCCAGGGCCCAACAACGTCTTGGTGCTGTCGTCGGGACTCACTTACGGCTTCCGGCGCACCCTTCCGCACATCGCAGGCATCGCGATCGGAGTTTCATTTATGGTGGCGGCCATGGGCCTCGGCCTGGGGACGATCTTCATCGCCTATCCGGTTTTGCAGACCGTTCTGAAATACGCCGGCATCGCCTATCTGATCTACCTGGCCTTTGGTATCGCGATGTCTGCGTCCGTTGCGCGAGGTCAGGACAGCCAGCGCGGCCCCATGACGTTCTGGACTGCGGCGCTATTCCAATGGGTCAACGTCAAGGGCTGGGTGATGGCGATTGGCATCATTACCGCCTATTCCGCGATTGCCAGCTTTCCCTGGAATATCGCGATGCAGGCCGCCCTGATGTTCGTCATGGGAGGGTTATCCTCGCTTGTGTGGGCAGTTTTCGGCAGTTCGCTGCGGCGGATCCTGCCGTCGCCCGGGGCCGTCAGGGCTTTCAATATCCTGATGGCCCTGCTGCTGCTGGCCTCGCTCTATCCAGTCTTGATGGATGCGTGA